A window of the Schlesneria paludicola DSM 18645 genome harbors these coding sequences:
- a CDS encoding LL-diaminopimelate aminotransferase, whose amino-acid sequence MALVNDNYLKLKAGYLFPEIGRRVTKFAGENPSAKIIRLGIGDVTEPLPSAIIDAMHRATDEMAKRETFRGYGPEQGYDFLRDAIAKHDFAARGANVAADEIFVSDGSKCDTGNILDIFGAGNVVGVTDPVYPVYVDTNVMAGRTGAADDSGRYAGLVYLPVTAENQFTPSLPDRKVDLLYLCYPNNPTGTVATKETLTKFVDYAKANDTIIFFDAAYEAYITDSSIPHSIYEIEGARDVAIEFRSFSKTAGFTGTRCAFTVVPKGLKAKTASGESVELHSLWNRRHTTKFNGVSYIIQRGAEAVYSDAGHKQVRALIDFYLENAAILCRGLREAGLTVYGGTNAPYVWLKTPGAMTSWQFFDHLLSKANLVGTPGSGFGAAGEGYFRLSAFNNRANIEEAVARIKQVLA is encoded by the coding sequence ATGGCACTTGTGAATGACAACTACCTGAAGCTCAAGGCGGGGTATCTGTTTCCTGAAATCGGACGGCGCGTCACGAAATTCGCCGGTGAAAATCCGTCCGCGAAAATCATTCGGTTAGGGATCGGGGACGTCACCGAACCGCTGCCAAGTGCCATTATTGACGCGATGCATCGTGCGACCGATGAAATGGCCAAACGCGAGACTTTTCGCGGATACGGCCCCGAACAAGGCTACGACTTTCTGCGTGACGCCATCGCCAAGCATGACTTCGCGGCCCGCGGCGCAAACGTCGCCGCGGATGAAATCTTTGTTTCCGATGGCTCCAAGTGTGATACAGGAAACATTCTCGACATTTTCGGAGCAGGAAACGTCGTCGGTGTGACGGACCCCGTCTATCCGGTCTATGTCGATACGAACGTCATGGCGGGGCGAACAGGGGCCGCCGACGATTCCGGACGCTATGCCGGTCTGGTCTACCTGCCCGTCACCGCCGAGAATCAGTTCACACCGTCCTTGCCGGATCGCAAAGTCGACTTGTTGTATTTGTGCTATCCCAACAACCCGACGGGGACCGTGGCGACAAAAGAGACGCTGACGAAGTTCGTCGACTATGCCAAGGCCAATGACACGATCATCTTCTTTGACGCAGCTTACGAAGCGTACATCACCGATTCGTCGATTCCGCATTCGATTTACGAGATCGAAGGGGCGCGAGATGTCGCGATCGAGTTCCGTAGTTTCAGCAAGACGGCGGGTTTTACAGGCACGCGATGTGCCTTCACGGTTGTTCCCAAAGGGCTGAAGGCGAAGACGGCCTCGGGTGAATCCGTTGAACTGCATTCGCTTTGGAACCGACGGCACACCACGAAATTCAACGGTGTCAGCTACATCATCCAGCGCGGTGCCGAAGCCGTTTACTCGGACGCTGGACACAAGCAAGTTCGCGCGCTGATCGACTTCTATCTCGAGAATGCGGCGATCCTTTGCCGTGGATTGCGCGAGGCGGGCCTGACGGTTTATGGGGGAACCAACGCTCCTTACGTCTGGCTGAAGACGCCCGGTGCCATGACGAGCTGGCAGTTCTTTGATCATCTGCTGTCGAAAGCCAATCTTGTCGGAACGCCCGGAAGTGGATTCGGGGCAGCGGGCGAAGGCTATTTCCGCCTGAGTGCCTTCAACAATCGGGCCAACATCGAAGAAGCGGTCGCGAGGATCAAGCAGGTACTTGCATAG
- a CDS encoding SDR family NAD(P)-dependent oxidoreductase, which translates to MTDFASLTNQIAVVTGSSSGIGRAIALEFARAGADIVIHCARSIDAAHELALEIESLGRSAKVVQADFRGGPLFDDFVDRAWSAFGQVDIWVNNAGADVLTGPAADWSYERKLSELFDVDVRAGMLIAKAAGQKMFEQRRGAILMIGWDQADRGMEGNSGELFAASKNAVMGFSRSLALSLAPHVRVNCISPGWIKTAWGEIASDAWHQRVIKETPLHRWGLPEDIANAARFLCSDAASFVTGQVFNVNGGAVR; encoded by the coding sequence GTGACAGATTTTGCCAGTCTTACCAATCAGATTGCTGTCGTTACCGGATCATCGAGCGGAATTGGGCGTGCCATAGCACTGGAGTTCGCGCGAGCGGGGGCCGACATTGTCATCCATTGCGCGAGGTCTATTGACGCCGCCCATGAGCTGGCCCTGGAGATTGAATCGCTGGGCCGATCTGCAAAAGTGGTTCAGGCGGACTTTCGGGGCGGTCCTTTATTCGACGATTTTGTCGACAGGGCGTGGTCGGCGTTTGGTCAGGTCGATATTTGGGTTAACAACGCCGGAGCGGATGTGCTAACGGGCCCCGCCGCAGATTGGAGCTACGAACGGAAGCTTTCGGAGCTGTTCGATGTCGATGTACGGGCCGGAATGCTGATCGCAAAAGCCGCTGGTCAGAAGATGTTCGAGCAGCGACGGGGAGCCATTCTGATGATCGGCTGGGATCAGGCAGACCGTGGAATGGAGGGGAATAGTGGTGAACTTTTCGCCGCATCGAAGAATGCGGTGATGGGATTCAGCCGGTCCCTGGCACTCAGCCTGGCTCCACATGTGCGTGTAAACTGCATCTCTCCCGGCTGGATCAAGACCGCCTGGGGCGAAATCGCGAGCGATGCCTGGCATCAGCGCGTCATAAAAGAAACCCCCTTGCACCGGTGGGGGCTTCCAGAAGATATTGCGAATGCCGCACGATTTTTATGCAGCGATGCCGCCTCGTTCGTGACGGGGCAGGTTTTTAATGTCAACGGCGGAGCAGTACGTTGA
- a CDS encoding ArsR/SmtB family transcription factor: protein MIATFGALEAVQAGSPIPELSEQLERDLVQVFKLLADETRLKILMYLLRERELHVSALCDRLNQSQPAVSHHLALLRVAGLIEPRRDGKHNFYSVREKHFHKLIAELFKTMSDPGRDELRFQNFVLTQE from the coding sequence ATGATCGCAACGTTTGGTGCCCTAGAAGCGGTTCAGGCTGGGTCCCCCATCCCCGAATTGTCAGAGCAACTTGAACGCGACCTGGTGCAAGTTTTTAAATTGCTGGCCGACGAGACGCGGCTTAAGATTTTGATGTATCTGCTACGCGAACGGGAACTGCATGTTTCCGCTTTGTGTGATCGTTTGAATCAGAGTCAGCCCGCCGTCAGCCACCACCTGGCGCTGTTGCGTGTTGCCGGCCTGATCGAACCCCGACGCGACGGCAAGCACAATTTCTACTCCGTTCGCGAGAAGCATTTCCACAAGCTGATCGCCGAACTGTTCAAGACCATGAGCGATCCCGGTCGCGATGAACTTCGGTTCCAGAATTTCGTGCTGACCCAAGAGTGA
- a CDS encoding HesB/IscA family protein, producing the protein MAVTLTEKAAGEIKRIRTESKIPEDYVLRVGVRAGGCSGWDYQFNFDDKADTSKDFVTEQFGVKMAVDKRFDLHLDGTEIDFIDDLNRRGFKFNNPNAQKTCGCGSSFAM; encoded by the coding sequence ATGGCCGTGACCCTCACTGAAAAGGCCGCTGGCGAAATCAAGCGCATCCGTACCGAAAGCAAGATTCCCGAAGACTATGTCTTGCGAGTGGGCGTTCGCGCTGGTGGGTGTTCGGGGTGGGACTACCAGTTCAACTTCGACGACAAAGCGGACACCTCGAAGGATTTCGTGACCGAGCAATTCGGCGTCAAGATGGCCGTTGATAAACGATTTGATTTGCACCTTGACGGAACAGAAATCGATTTCATCGATGATCTGAACCGCCGTGGATTCAAATTCAACAATCCCAATGCTCAGAAGACTTGCGGTTGCGGAAGCAGCTTCGCGATGTGA
- a CDS encoding TadE/TadG family type IV pilus assembly protein, with amino-acid sequence MVQFRKQSGRRSLNDKRRGATTVEFSLCLPILLLFVFGIMEFSRITQLQQSVRLATFEGARAGIPLNATTADVQNAVNGVMSALSISNFQTTISPSPLTYTSSSVTVTVALDPTQNAWITWFARSSNTIDASVTLLREVQSVSVP; translated from the coding sequence ATGGTTCAGTTTCGAAAACAGTCCGGCCGACGAAGCCTCAACGATAAACGACGCGGCGCGACGACCGTCGAGTTCTCGTTGTGCTTGCCGATCTTGCTGCTGTTTGTGTTCGGGATCATGGAATTTTCTCGGATCACACAACTGCAGCAATCGGTTCGGCTCGCCACGTTTGAGGGAGCCCGGGCGGGAATTCCCCTGAACGCTACGACCGCCGACGTTCAGAACGCCGTGAACGGGGTGATGTCCGCGCTAAGTATCTCGAACTTTCAAACCACCATCAGTCCAAGTCCGCTCACTTACACGAGTTCTTCGGTGACGGTGACTGTGGCGCTTGATCCGACACAAAATGCGTGGATTACATGGTTTGCCCGTAGCAGCAATACGATCGATGCGTCCGTGACACTCCTCCGAGAAGTGCAATCCGTCTCAGTTCCATAA
- a CDS encoding vWA domain-containing protein, translating into MAERRGAMMPVVAFMMPLIMIFVGYSINIACIELAQTELRLSCDSAAKAALVNFGVTQAKTTATNFGKSVAASNTVYGQTISIPSGNFQYGNATKQANGSYLFTLNGTPMNSVQVTGTATIALPFGAMIPTGNYTCSEVSFATRISHDIVLVLDRSASMSFDLSGNQFVYPTDRTQYSPLQSYFTSPSPTASRWAALNSAVNSFIAVLQARNLDVKLGLVTYAEAYTLGNYSATQASLDVQMSTNFTGVQSRMTAWGATPLLGDTNIAAGLTLAQGELTSSRARLTADRTIILLTDGVVTTGNTDIPGMTSTYRTGSSIVTHVITFGGEAATGSVQTSMVNAAQNGNGMFFNAATAAQLQTAFQKIADSLPAVLVK; encoded by the coding sequence ATGGCTGAACGCCGTGGCGCCATGATGCCCGTGGTGGCCTTCATGATGCCGCTGATCATGATTTTCGTCGGTTACTCAATCAATATCGCGTGCATCGAACTGGCGCAGACGGAACTTCGGCTGAGTTGCGATTCCGCCGCCAAGGCGGCACTCGTCAACTTTGGGGTGACGCAAGCAAAAACGACCGCAACAAACTTCGGCAAGTCGGTCGCTGCGAGTAACACGGTCTATGGACAGACGATTTCAATTCCCAGCGGGAATTTCCAATACGGGAATGCCACCAAACAGGCCAACGGATCGTACCTGTTCACTCTGAATGGCACACCGATGAATAGCGTGCAAGTCACCGGGACGGCGACGATTGCACTTCCATTCGGAGCCATGATTCCCACCGGGAACTACACCTGCTCGGAAGTCTCATTCGCGACCCGAATCAGCCACGACATCGTACTTGTGCTGGATCGATCCGCATCCATGTCGTTTGACCTCAGTGGCAATCAGTTCGTCTATCCGACTGATCGCACTCAGTATTCACCGTTGCAAAGTTACTTTACCTCGCCAAGCCCGACCGCCAGCCGCTGGGCGGCACTGAATTCCGCAGTCAATTCGTTCATCGCGGTGCTCCAGGCACGCAATCTCGATGTGAAGCTGGGACTAGTGACGTACGCTGAAGCGTACACGCTTGGAAATTACAGTGCGACACAAGCGTCACTCGACGTGCAAATGTCTACCAATTTCACGGGTGTCCAGTCGCGTATGACAGCATGGGGGGCGACGCCGTTACTCGGCGACACGAATATTGCCGCAGGTTTGACGCTGGCGCAAGGTGAATTGACGAGTTCGCGAGCTCGCCTCACGGCAGATCGGACGATCATTCTGCTTACAGATGGCGTGGTGACGACGGGCAATACTGACATCCCTGGTATGACATCGACGTATCGAACGGGTTCGTCCATTGTCACACATGTGATCACATTTGGTGGTGAAGCGGCGACGGGCTCGGTCCAGACGTCGATGGTGAATGCGGCACAGAACGGAAATGGCATGTTTTTTAACGCCGCCACGGCGGCTCAGTTGCAGACGGCTTTTCAGAAAATCGCCGACAGCCTGCCAGCAGTGCTGGTTAAGTAG
- a CDS encoding TadE/TadG family type IV pilus assembly protein, which produces MLAKTQTRRVPTRSRRGAASVELAVSLPFLLALTFGMLEYNNKIMLRTRMVAAAYESARLATRPTTSQTSAASASSVVAYCNNMLTQLGVNGATVTVSPSNLSSVSPQTAVTVTVNAPLSQNSLTSVVINSSSSVTVNATLVVE; this is translated from the coding sequence ATGCTGGCCAAGACTCAAACCCGCCGCGTTCCGACGCGATCCAGACGTGGTGCTGCATCGGTCGAACTTGCCGTCAGCTTGCCATTCCTGTTGGCACTCACGTTTGGGATGCTGGAATACAACAACAAAATCATGCTGCGGACACGGATGGTTGCTGCCGCGTATGAATCCGCGCGGTTGGCGACCCGGCCCACGACCTCGCAAACGAGCGCCGCATCGGCCAGTTCCGTCGTCGCCTATTGCAATAACATGCTGACCCAACTGGGGGTGAACGGAGCGACCGTGACGGTGAGCCCATCGAACCTCAGCAGCGTCTCTCCTCAAACGGCAGTGACCGTCACCGTAAACGCTCCGCTTAGTCAGAATTCGTTGACCTCTGTGGTGATCAACTCATCCAGTTCGGTCACGGTCAATGCAACGCTGGTCGTTGAATGA
- a CDS encoding DUF4114 domain-containing protein, which produces MKSKHWRLLLGLFAVVGFSATVIAGTYTSIQSTYRPLGLSVIDRAQTYGSDSTAQSFEAKKSTYTNYCNQMLPEGVAFTGAGLYQLDPQRLYFLFDYAPRVYFLKDGACYKNGLGATIATLSAPSTSVLSGNTFTILPNASSPAGMCGAGGSTRTQAEPLLYGDFVQLPTVKAGQQLAFFLMGNLSSSAVPESVYYNGTNNNADNFQHMIAFFPDNSQYIVIGFEDMYGGGDKDCNDVIFVVDVGPMNALIWRNPNSLPK; this is translated from the coding sequence ATGAAATCGAAACACTGGAGATTGCTGTTAGGACTTTTCGCGGTCGTCGGATTCTCGGCCACCGTGATCGCGGGGACTTATACTTCGATCCAGTCGACCTACCGACCATTGGGTCTCTCTGTGATCGATCGGGCGCAGACCTACGGAAGTGATTCGACGGCGCAAAGCTTCGAGGCAAAAAAGTCCACCTACACCAACTACTGCAATCAGATGCTACCGGAAGGTGTCGCCTTCACGGGAGCCGGACTGTACCAGTTGGACCCTCAGCGACTGTATTTCTTGTTTGACTACGCCCCACGCGTCTACTTCCTGAAAGATGGGGCCTGTTACAAGAACGGCCTCGGAGCAACGATTGCCACGTTGAGTGCGCCGTCCACGTCCGTTCTCAGCGGAAATACCTTCACAATCCTGCCGAACGCCAGTTCGCCAGCAGGCATGTGCGGCGCTGGAGGTTCGACTCGTACGCAGGCAGAGCCCCTGCTGTATGGTGACTTCGTTCAGTTGCCGACCGTCAAAGCCGGGCAGCAGCTCGCCTTTTTTCTGATGGGCAATTTGAGTTCGAGTGCGGTCCCCGAGTCGGTCTACTACAACGGAACGAACAACAATGCGGACAACTTCCAGCACATGATCGCGTTCTTTCCTGACAACAGTCAGTACATCGTCATCGGTTTCGAAGACATGTACGGCGGGGGTGATAAAGACTGTAACGACGTGATCTTCGTCGTTGACGTGGGCCCCATGAATGCGTTGATCTGGCGAAATCCGAATTCGCTGCCCAAATAG
- a CDS encoding leucine-rich repeat domain-containing protein: MYFPRVLATILCLSTVTVAVGQDGPAIEILEREGAIVQRVDSLPDGPVSVVTYNLRQVTDEGNRALKELFELPAIEFLGTGDTELQPATLRALQGKRSLKRLSISFAKISDDSAKLLGTLRSLEVLELRAQVEIHPKVLGEVFNLTSLKELTLSDRLADDPAMEELRRMPYLKTLTVRSVFVSDAGLASLRQVKSLRNLRILLGPKVTEEGVRHLSELDLADLDITYLNVTDKELKSLRKFKGLKGLRLVSAAKVTDEAVPFLSELSELKRLDIADAKLSKAGIGQLERALPNCKIAYDSIPRN; the protein is encoded by the coding sequence ATGTATTTCCCACGCGTGCTGGCAACGATCTTATGTCTGTCCACGGTGACGGTTGCCGTTGGACAAGACGGTCCCGCGATCGAAATTCTCGAACGGGAAGGGGCCATTGTGCAGCGCGTGGATTCGCTGCCGGATGGGCCAGTCTCGGTCGTGACGTACAATTTGCGGCAAGTGACGGACGAAGGAAATCGGGCACTGAAAGAACTGTTCGAGCTTCCGGCCATCGAATTCCTGGGAACAGGTGACACCGAGCTTCAACCAGCCACCCTGCGCGCCCTACAAGGCAAGCGCTCCCTGAAACGCCTCTCAATTTCGTTCGCAAAAATCAGCGACGACAGCGCTAAGCTACTCGGCACACTCAGAAGTCTCGAGGTGTTGGAGCTTCGAGCACAGGTTGAGATCCACCCAAAGGTCTTGGGCGAGGTCTTTAATCTCACTAGTTTGAAAGAATTGACATTGTCGGATCGTCTCGCGGACGACCCTGCCATGGAAGAGCTGCGCAGAATGCCCTACCTGAAGACGCTGACCGTTCGCAGTGTCTTTGTGTCCGACGCGGGACTGGCTTCATTGCGACAGGTCAAAAGCTTGCGAAATCTGCGGATTTTGCTGGGCCCCAAGGTGACGGAAGAAGGTGTCCGGCATTTATCGGAGCTGGATCTGGCAGATCTTGATATCACCTATTTGAACGTCACCGACAAAGAGCTGAAGTCTTTACGAAAATTCAAAGGTTTGAAAGGCCTACGACTGGTGAGCGCCGCGAAGGTGACTGACGAGGCAGTCCCGTTTCTCTCCGAATTGTCGGAACTGAAACGTCTCGATATCGCCGATGCCAAACTGTCGAAAGCCGGCATCGGACAGCTTGAACGTGCTCTTCCAAACTGCAAGATCGCCTACGATTCGATTCCTCGAAATTGA
- a CDS encoding DUF1501 domain-containing protein, with protein MVTPTIFGFEERHCQAEKSVFDRLNELTRRHFLGRVGTGLGATALASLLQRDAVAGPAGRDHFPAKVKRVIWMFQSGAPSQMELFDHKPRLAEFHKQELPASIRMGQRLTGMTSGQSSFPVVASKFQFAQHGQSGMWMSELLPYTSKIVDDLCLIRSMHTEAINHDPAITFIQTGSQLPGRPSFGSWVDYGLGTMNENLPAFVVMISKSGTKGQGLLARLWGSGFLPSEHQGVKLRGVGDPVLYLSDPQGMDREGRRQMLDGLAELNQLEFADVGDPEIKARIAQYELAFRMQSSVPELMDLSQESEKTFEMYGEDARKPGSYAANCLLARRLVERGVRFIQLYHRDWDHHGGLPERMVQQCKETDQASAALVQDLKQRGLLDETLVIWSGEFGRTVYCQGAITDTTYGRDHHPRCFSLWMAGGGVKGGLTFGETDDYSYNIVRDPVHVHDLQATILHQLGIDHTRLTYRFQGRDFRLTDVHGRVVNEILS; from the coding sequence ATGGTGACGCCAACCATTTTCGGCTTCGAAGAGCGACATTGCCAAGCGGAGAAGAGCGTGTTTGATCGATTGAACGAATTGACTCGTCGTCATTTCCTGGGCAGAGTGGGAACCGGACTCGGCGCGACCGCGCTGGCTTCGCTGTTGCAACGCGATGCAGTCGCTGGCCCAGCAGGTCGCGATCACTTTCCTGCGAAGGTCAAACGTGTGATCTGGATGTTCCAGTCGGGGGCTCCGTCCCAAATGGAATTATTTGATCACAAACCGCGCTTGGCCGAATTCCACAAGCAAGAACTGCCCGCATCGATCCGAATGGGCCAGCGTTTGACGGGCATGACATCGGGGCAGTCGAGTTTTCCGGTGGTCGCGTCGAAGTTCCAGTTCGCACAGCACGGACAATCCGGAATGTGGATGAGCGAACTGCTGCCTTACACCTCCAAAATTGTCGACGACCTTTGTCTGATTCGATCGATGCACACCGAGGCGATCAATCACGATCCGGCGATCACATTTATACAAACCGGCAGCCAACTTCCGGGCCGGCCCAGTTTTGGATCGTGGGTCGACTACGGGTTGGGGACCATGAATGAAAATTTGCCGGCGTTCGTCGTCATGATCTCCAAGTCCGGAACCAAAGGGCAGGGGCTGTTGGCCCGATTGTGGGGCAGCGGATTCCTTCCATCGGAACATCAGGGTGTGAAACTGCGCGGCGTGGGCGACCCCGTACTGTATTTGTCTGATCCTCAGGGAATGGACCGCGAAGGTCGCCGTCAAATGCTGGATGGCTTGGCGGAACTGAATCAACTGGAGTTCGCGGACGTCGGTGATCCCGAAATCAAGGCCCGCATCGCCCAGTATGAACTGGCGTTCCGGATGCAGTCATCTGTACCAGAACTGATGGACCTGTCGCAAGAATCTGAAAAGACGTTTGAAATGTATGGCGAGGACGCCCGTAAGCCGGGATCATACGCCGCCAATTGCCTTTTGGCCCGGCGACTTGTTGAACGCGGAGTTCGCTTCATTCAGCTCTATCACCGCGATTGGGACCACCATGGCGGACTGCCAGAACGCATGGTTCAGCAATGCAAGGAGACCGATCAAGCCTCGGCGGCACTCGTTCAGGATTTGAAACAGCGCGGGTTGCTCGATGAAACGCTTGTGATTTGGTCGGGCGAGTTCGGACGCACGGTGTACTGCCAGGGGGCCATCACCGATACCACTTACGGTCGCGACCATCATCCGCGTTGCTTCTCGCTCTGGATGGCGGGCGGGGGCGTCAAAGGCGGTCTGACATTCGGCGAGACCGACGATTACTCGTACAACATCGTCCGCGATCCCGTACACGTTCATGATCTGCAGGCGACAATTCTGCACCAGTTAGGCATTGATCACACACGGCTCACCTATCGATTTCAGGGACGCGATTTCCGCCTGACGGATGTCCATGGCCGCGTTGTGAATGAAATTCTCAGTTGA